A portion of the Acanthopagrus latus isolate v.2019 chromosome 21, fAcaLat1.1, whole genome shotgun sequence genome contains these proteins:
- the LOC119011633 gene encoding zinc finger and BTB domain-containing protein 14-like, protein MSDLLRYIDYDHKATFLKMLNQQRMEGEHCDVVVVVENIEFRAHRCVLAACSNYFKKLFKKQSDEDNSIVELDFIRSDIFEEVLNYMYTARLAVRKKDINMMMSSGQILGINFLDNLCTQKRELTNMKTRENQAPGDHGMRAQDAILKELAMEEVRKNSFYDQGMDSMGPGGSHVSQPHNYNTNMSKDPHSHGWGSSSSSDMKLEYLLYGHRDHGSCQSAGAKPMDHNAKKERLLTANRPYGCEHCPKAFTTAAHLKEHLKIHSGFKPHRCVVCGKAFIRGPDLKRHERVHSNERPFACQMCEKAFKHKSHLKDHERQHRGERPFNCGSCDKAFIKASDLKRHWNTMHSGNPRRQMSLSPAASQHGQAEAADQRDWKMETGPHSHNSGDC, encoded by the coding sequence ATGTCTGATTTACTGAGATACATCGACTATGACCACAAAGCCACCTTCCTGAAGATGCTCAACCAGCAGAGGATGGAGGGCGAGCACTgtgatgtggtggtggtggtggagaacATCGAGTTCAGAGCGCACCGCTGTGTCTTGGCCGCCTGCAGCAACTACTTCAAAAAGCTGTTCAAGAAGCAGAGCGACGAGGACAACTCCATCGTGGAGCTGGACTTCATCCGCTCCGACATCTTCGAGGAGGTGCTCAATTACATGTACACAGCGCGGCTCGCGGTGAGGAAGAAGGACATCAATATGATGATGTCGTCGGGGCAGATCCTGGGGATCAACTTCCTGGATAACCTGTGCACGCAGAAACGCGAGCTGACCAACATGAAGACTCGGGAGAACCAGGCTCCGGGCGACCACGGGATGCGAGCTCAGGACGCCATCCTGAAGGAGCTGGccatggaggaggtgaggaagaaCAGCTTCTACGATCAGGGGATGGACAGCATGGGGCCCGGCGGCTCCCACGTGTCTCAGCCACACAACTACAACACCAACATGAGCAAAGACCCTCACAGCCACGGCTGGGGCTCCTCGTCCTCCAGCGACATGAAGCTGGAGTACCTGCTGTACGGCCACCGCGACCACGGCTCCTGCCAAAGCGCAGGCGCCAAGCCCATGGACCACAATGCCAAAAAGGAGCGGCTGCTCACCGCCAACCGCCCCTACGGCTGCGAGCACTGCCCCAAAGCCTTCACCACCGCCGCACACCTCAAGGAGCACCTGAAGATCCACTCCGGCTTCAAGCCCCACCGCTGCGTCGTGTGCGGCAAGGCCTTCATCAGGGGCCCCGACCTGAAGCGGCACGAGAGGGTCCACAGCAACGAGCGGCCCTTCGCGTGCCAAATGTGCGAAAAGGCCTTCAAGCACAAGTCCCACCTGAAAGACCACGAACGGCAGCACCGGGGCGAGCGGCCATTCAACTGCGGCTCCTGCGACAAAGCCTTCATCAAAGCGTCGGATCTGAAGCGCCACTGGAACACCATGCACAGCGGCAACCCTCGCAGACAGATGTCCCTGTCTCCCGCCGCCTCCCAGCACGGCCAGGCAGAAGCCGCCGACCAGAGAGACTGGAAAATGGAGACCGGGCCACACTCGCACAACTCAGGGGACTGTTGA